From Deltaproteobacteria bacterium, a single genomic window includes:
- a CDS encoding formate acetyltransferase produces MADAALTQSVEELEKKQEWWWIAEKKRSKRLDYLRKAVWKKGAIGGNYAPGIKVDLEIPTLFTQMYNWWKFDPPMLRRAKAMSHVLDNMTIFITDHAQLVGYMGTTPNTLAWRIDGASVVNEELYNEPGIMPEPEQASLKKVADLNAIWAGNTAIDKVARILDPEDAVKFLSGAIGWGAPTSAYGYSGKDYEFLFAQRNGFSDIIEKIDENIEKAEDRTMGRPGPDILPLYDRLQNWDAMKMMLEAAIRYANRFARLARIIAENYETDPKRKDELIRIAETCEHVPAHPPRNLQESLQYDHFVQMLARLEAHEGAWPARPDYYHWPMYDKDVNVEKNITREEALDLVGEFMIRAYEVGGFGPRWAREGLQGITGTWVWTLGGVNKDGSDACNDLTIAFLQAARMVRVANPTFGFRWHPKVKDEVMREVFECIRHGLGYPSIRNDPVLIQNAMHWHGHPLEEARTWVHQACMSPCPTTKNGVQPMRMASATANCAKMVEYALHNGFDHVVQMQMGPKTGDASKFTDFEQLFAAWVTQMEWLTNTLVRTVNLGRYKDPEFYGRPFLSATYERAVESGLDAVSPVGDRGNCWITGFTWVENIDSLAAVKKLVFDDKKYTMTELLDALRTNWEGREQMRLDFVNAPKWGNDDDYVDSIMVRCLKEVARHSKVIKCPSGNNWPLLPENVSGNIHYSSIVGALPNGRRHGDALYDGGISPGPGLDKKGPTAVLKSCGKIDHVGDGRAFLLNQRLSPTQLAGEKGYQLWRAYIKTWADLGLDHVQFNMVSDETLRSAQKDPEKYQEVIVRVAGYSAHFVDISRKTQDNIIQRTIQGI; encoded by the coding sequence ATGCGGCATTGACCCAGAGCGTTGAAGAGCTTGAGAAAAAACAGGAATGGTGGTGGATCGCCGAAAAGAAGCGCTCCAAACGCCTTGACTATCTAAGGAAGGCCGTGTGGAAAAAGGGCGCAATCGGCGGCAACTACGCCCCCGGAATCAAGGTTGACCTGGAAATCCCCACCCTCTTCACCCAGATGTACAACTGGTGGAAGTTCGATCCGCCCATGCTGCGCAGGGCCAAGGCCATGAGCCACGTTCTGGACAACATGACCATCTTCATAACCGACCACGCCCAGCTTGTGGGCTACATGGGCACCACCCCCAACACCCTGGCCTGGCGCATAGACGGAGCCTCAGTAGTCAACGAGGAGCTCTACAACGAGCCCGGCATCATGCCGGAGCCGGAGCAGGCATCATTAAAAAAGGTGGCTGACTTAAACGCAATCTGGGCGGGCAACACCGCCATTGACAAGGTGGCCCGGATTCTGGACCCGGAAGACGCCGTGAAGTTCCTTTCAGGGGCAATCGGCTGGGGCGCTCCCACGTCGGCCTACGGCTACTCCGGCAAGGACTACGAGTTTTTGTTCGCCCAGAGAAACGGCTTTTCGGACATCATCGAAAAAATCGATGAAAACATAGAAAAGGCCGAAGACAGAACCATGGGCAGGCCCGGACCGGACATCCTGCCGCTTTACGACAGGCTCCAGAACTGGGACGCCATGAAGATGATGCTGGAGGCGGCCATCCGCTACGCCAACCGCTTTGCCCGGCTGGCCCGGATCATCGCCGAAAACTACGAAACCGACCCCAAGCGCAAAGATGAGCTGATAAGGATCGCCGAAACCTGCGAGCACGTACCGGCCCATCCTCCGCGCAATCTTCAGGAATCATTGCAGTACGACCATTTCGTGCAGATGCTGGCCCGCCTGGAGGCACACGAGGGCGCGTGGCCGGCCCGGCCAGATTACTACCACTGGCCCATGTACGACAAGGACGTGAACGTCGAAAAGAACATCACCCGCGAGGAGGCGCTGGACCTCGTGGGCGAGTTCATGATCCGGGCCTACGAGGTGGGCGGCTTCGGCCCCCGCTGGGCGCGGGAGGGACTCCAGGGCATCACGGGAACCTGGGTGTGGACACTTGGCGGCGTCAATAAAGACGGCTCCGACGCCTGCAACGATCTCACCATAGCCTTTCTGCAGGCGGCCCGCATGGTTCGCGTGGCCAACCCCACCTTCGGTTTCCGCTGGCACCCCAAGGTGAAGGACGAGGTGATGCGCGAGGTCTTCGAGTGCATACGCCACGGCCTTGGCTATCCTTCCATCAGAAACGATCCTGTTCTTATCCAGAACGCCATGCACTGGCACGGCCACCCGCTGGAAGAAGCCCGCACCTGGGTGCACCAGGCCTGCATGAGCCCCTGCCCCACCACCAAGAACGGGGTTCAGCCCATGCGCATGGCTTCGGCCACGGCAAACTGCGCCAAGATGGTGGAATACGCCCTGCATAACGGTTTCGATCACGTGGTGCAGATGCAGATGGGACCCAAAACCGGAGACGCCTCAAAGTTCACGGACTTCGAACAGCTTTTCGCCGCCTGGGTGACCCAGATGGAATGGCTCACCAACACCCTGGTGCGCACGGTTAACCTTGGCCGTTACAAGGACCCGGAATTCTATGGCAGGCCCTTCCTTTCCGCCACCTACGAGCGGGCCGTGGAGTCCGGCCTGGACGCGGTAAGCCCTGTGGGCGACCGGGGCAACTGCTGGATAACCGGCTTCACCTGGGTTGAAAACATAGACAGCCTTGCGGCGGTGAAGAAGCTTGTTTTCGACGACAAAAAATACACCATGACCGAGCTTCTGGACGCCCTTCGCACCAACTGGGAAGGCCGGGAGCAGATGAGGCTCGATTTCGTGAACGCGCCCAAGTGGGGCAACGACGATGACTACGTCGACTCCATCATGGTGCGCTGCCTAAAGGAAGTGGCCCGGCACTCCAAGGTGATCAAGTGCCCCAGCGGCAACAACTGGCCGCTTCTGCCGGAAAACGTCTCAGGCAACATCCATTACTCCTCCATCGTGGGAGCCCTTCCCAACGGCAGGCGGCACGGCGACGCCCTTTACGACGGCGGCATTTCGCCCGGCCCCGGCCTGGACAAGAAAGGCCCCACGGCGGTTTTGAAATCCTGCGGCAAGATCGACCACGTGGGCGACGGGCGCGCCTTTCTTCTGAATCAGCGCCTCTCCCCAACCCAGCTCGCAGGCGAAAAGGGCTACCAGCTCTGGAGGGCCTACATCAAGACCTGGGCCGATCTTGGCCTGGATCACGTTCAGTTCAACATGGTCTCCGACGAGACCCTTCGCTCGGCCCAGAAGGATCCGGAAAAGTATCAGGAGGTCATCGTCCGGGTGGCGGGATACTCCGCGCACTTCGTGGATATCAGCCGTAAGACCCAGGACAATATTATACAACGCACCATCCAGGGAATCTGA